One part of the Streptomyces ferrugineus genome encodes these proteins:
- the mycP gene encoding type VII secretion-associated serine protease mycosin — protein MLAVTGVCLAATPPASAAPTHAAPTHAAPTHAAPTHVANSSGSAGGPDFGLAATSECVFGGDVIKSTPWSLQRILLDQLWGQAKGEGVKVAVIDTGVDDSNKQLRGAVDGGKSYVGGSATDDLEGHGTRVAGIIAARPLKGTGFVGIAPEAEILSYRYTGGEEKQGNSGTMSQAISAAVAAGAKIINISSDTANKEDNAGLRSAVKSAVDAGALIIAAAGNDGADGKSANTYPASYPGVLAVAASDRNDERAFFSQSGDFVDVAAPGVGMVSTVPQGGQCTADGTSFAAPYVAGVAALLKEKNPDWTAAQIATRIEETAQRPGRGPNRFIGWGVVDPVAALSDDSTPGTSPEPDPPVAAGAGGVVPMAVTMGESEAERERRVAIYVLGTGLVLALVVAGSGVAVRDWRSRRAAESGRAATSYGAGRGR, from the coding sequence GTGCTCGCGGTGACCGGGGTGTGCCTTGCCGCGACACCGCCCGCGTCGGCGGCGCCCACGCACGCGGCGCCCACGCACGCGGCGCCCACGCACGCGGCGCCCACCCATGTGGCGAACTCCTCCGGTTCCGCCGGCGGCCCGGACTTCGGCCTTGCGGCCACCTCGGAATGCGTCTTCGGCGGCGACGTCATCAAGTCCACGCCCTGGTCGCTCCAGCGGATCCTCTTGGACCAGCTGTGGGGGCAGGCGAAGGGCGAGGGCGTCAAGGTCGCGGTGATCGACACGGGCGTCGACGACAGCAACAAGCAGCTGCGTGGCGCGGTGGACGGTGGCAAGTCCTACGTCGGCGGCTCCGCCACGGACGACCTCGAGGGCCACGGCACCCGGGTGGCGGGCATCATCGCCGCCCGCCCGCTGAAGGGCACGGGCTTCGTGGGGATCGCGCCGGAGGCCGAGATCCTCTCCTACCGCTACACGGGCGGCGAGGAGAAGCAGGGCAACTCGGGGACGATGTCCCAGGCGATCAGCGCCGCGGTGGCCGCCGGCGCGAAGATCATCAACATCTCCTCCGACACCGCGAACAAGGAAGACAACGCCGGCCTGCGGAGCGCGGTGAAGTCGGCCGTGGACGCAGGCGCCCTCATCATCGCGGCCGCCGGCAACGACGGAGCCGACGGCAAGTCCGCGAACACCTACCCGGCCTCGTACCCCGGCGTCCTGGCGGTGGCCGCCTCCGACCGCAACGACGAGCGCGCCTTCTTCTCCCAGTCCGGCGACTTCGTGGACGTCGCCGCACCGGGGGTCGGCATGGTCTCGACGGTCCCGCAGGGCGGCCAGTGCACGGCCGACGGCACGAGCTTCGCGGCGCCGTACGTGGCGGGAGTCGCGGCCCTGCTGAAGGAGAAGAACCCGGACTGGACCGCGGCCCAGATCGCCACACGCATCGAGGAAACGGCTCAGCGGCCGGGGCGGGGGCCCAACCGGTTCATCGGGTGGGGTGTCGTGGATCCGGTTGCCGCGCTGTCGGACGACTCCACGCCGGGGACTTCTCCGGAGCCGGATCCGCCGGTTGCGGCCGGGGCGGGGGGTGTCGTCCCGATGGCCGTGACCATGGGGGAGAGCGAGGCGGAGCGGGAGCGCCGGGTAGCTATTTATGTGCTGGGTACGGGACTTGTGCTCGCGCTCGTGGTTGCGGGGAGCGGGGTGGCTGTGCGGGACTGGCGTAGCCGGCGGGCCGCGGAGTCCGGTCGGGCTGCTACGTCGTACGGGGCTGGACGTGGACGATGA